In Dolichospermum flos-aquae CCAP 1403/13F, the following proteins share a genomic window:
- a CDS encoding AAA-like domain-containing protein, which produces MFKTQIGVLYHIATNDLTLKQFLEIAPTEEGLYEDHLYRHLLILEENKQLKSAMLKLVNSDDAVTLEPTYAFKLKSMGLAESKGNKVIPLCNLYRLYFSDRLQD; this is translated from the coding sequence TTGTTCAAAACTCAAATAGGAGTCCTATATCATATTGCCACTAACGACTTAACTTTAAAGCAATTTTTAGAAATTGCTCCCACTGAAGAAGGATTATATGAAGACCATTTGTATCGTCATCTTTTAATTTTGGAAGAAAATAAACAACTAAAATCAGCTATGTTAAAATTGGTTAATAGTGATGATGCAGTTACATTAGAACCAACTTATGCTTTTAAATTAAAAAGCATGGGATTGGCAGAATCAAAAGGTAATAAGGTGATTCCACTATGTAATTTATATCGGCTTTATTTTAGCGATCGCTTGCAAGATTAG
- a CDS encoding ISAs1-like element ISAsp2 family transposase: MKLPPKITIVDHFKDLEDKRVERTKRHKLIDIVTIAICAVICGVDSWVLMEAYGKKKEKWLKQFLELPNGIPSHDTFARVFARIDPQQFQNCFLSWIKSINKITEGEVIAIDGKTLRHSYDKGKDKGAIHMVSAWATSNKLVLGQCKVEEKSNEITAIPELIKVLDIAGCLVTIDAMGCQKEIVKSIAEKSGEYIIALKKNQGNLYKNVEEIFKEAISKGFEGFKYSEFHTKEDKHGREEIRHYLMLSDIEERIDTDKKWVNLQSVGMVEYIRKVNGKTKVETGYYISSLTNNAKLLGESVRTHWGIENSLHWVLDVAFREDDCRIRKDNAPQNFAVIRHIAVNLLGKEKSQKLGTKSKQFCAGWDDEYLEKILECI; the protein is encoded by the coding sequence ATGAAGCTACCACCAAAAATCACAATAGTAGATCACTTTAAAGATTTAGAAGATAAAAGAGTTGAGAGAACAAAAAGGCATAAATTAATAGATATAGTAACCATTGCGATTTGTGCAGTGATCTGTGGAGTAGATAGTTGGGTATTGATGGAGGCTTATGGAAAAAAGAAAGAAAAATGGCTAAAACAATTTTTAGAACTTCCAAACGGGATTCCATCTCATGATACATTCGCCAGAGTATTTGCGAGAATAGATCCGCAACAATTTCAGAATTGTTTTTTGAGTTGGATAAAATCTATCAATAAAATTACAGAAGGAGAAGTCATAGCAATAGATGGGAAAACATTAAGGCATTCATATGATAAAGGAAAGGATAAAGGTGCGATTCACATGGTAAGTGCATGGGCAACTAGTAATAAATTAGTATTAGGACAATGTAAAGTAGAAGAAAAGTCAAATGAAATAACAGCCATACCGGAATTAATTAAAGTATTAGATATAGCCGGATGTTTAGTAACGATTGATGCGATGGGGTGTCAAAAAGAGATAGTAAAATCAATTGCAGAAAAATCAGGCGAATATATTATCGCACTCAAAAAGAATCAAGGTAATTTATATAAGAATGTAGAAGAAATCTTCAAAGAAGCTATATCTAAAGGGTTTGAGGGATTCAAATATAGTGAATTTCATACAAAAGAAGACAAACATGGAAGAGAAGAGATTCGTCATTATCTCATGTTATCAGACATAGAAGAAAGAATAGATACTGATAAGAAATGGGTAAATCTTCAAAGTGTAGGAATGGTAGAATATATACGAAAAGTTAATGGAAAAACGAAGGTTGAGACAGGCTATTATATAAGTAGTTTGACAAATAATGCGAAATTACTAGGAGAATCAGTCCGCACTCATTGGGGTATAGAGAATTCATTACACTGGGTTTTAGATGTAGCTTTTAGAGAAGATGATTGTCGGATAAGAAAGGATAATGCACCACAAAACTTTGCAGTTATTCGTCATATAGCAGTTAATCTTTTAGGAAAAGAA